The Papaver somniferum cultivar HN1 chromosome 6, ASM357369v1, whole genome shotgun sequence genome segment ATATATAGTATTACAAGGAACCCAGACTTCTTGATCTTTCATCTGGTCTTCATCTATCCAGCTGAATTCTGCAAAAATTTCAAACTCTAATACAGAGTTCATATAACATCACTTCCAGATAAGAGAAGGACGAGGTGTTGGAATGGCTGAATCCTAACTATTCCAGAGTAGAGGCTAAATCTTGAATAACAAACGAAGGGCCCGTGAAGATATGCTCTCCCAACTGCATGGTACACAACCTGATACCAGACCTGCCACCAACAAAATAGATTAAGCATGGGAGGCGCTCCAAATTCCTGCGTACATAAATGTCCTCCTATGCAACAGAAAACTGTATACTACTAAATATTCAGACTTTTTTGGTTGCCGTGAATACTAATCTGTTTAGTCCATGAATTTCCAATCTACAGTGAACCTTCATGTTGGACTACAAGTGAGTTTATCGAGATTACATGGAAGCACTTTATTTGGATAATGCTACATATCACAAAAAGGAATTTAACAGTGAATTTTATCACAAAAAGGAATTTAACAGTGAATCTTCCTACTATATTACATGGAACGGAGTATTTTTGTTGTTTCCCTATTGACTATAATCTAGTAATGTTTATTGAATCATGCCACAATGATTTTCATGATTCTCAAAAtagtataagaaaataaaatgcgcGTGTACCTTCCGGAAGTATCAGAGATATTAGATGGATGTATATTAAGATAAGTCCATGGAGCCTGATTGGCCAACCGCGGGCTCCAACAGTGGCTCTGACATGGAGAATAGATCACAAACTTGGGCCAAAGTAGTCAACATTTCCCCATTAGAATTATTCTCTTGAGGTTCTTTCTCTTGGGGTTCTTCCTTGACAGCCTCAGGTGCCTTTTCAGGATTAATGAGACGTTTTTTGTACAGCATATCCAATTCGTAAAAATATGGGCATGTCTTTGCATTTTCCGATCGCTTTTTGCCACTACTCGCTGCTCTCttgaagtacttgttgatattTTCCCATTTCTCTTTACACTTCTTTGCAGTCTTAGTAAACCCCATTGAAGCCATTCCCAGAGATATCTCTTCCCACATTGGAATTTTTGCCGCACCAGTTCGGAATTTATGCTCCATTGCAGTTCGAAGGGAGATTAAGGCTAGTACTTCATGTTTAGGCCATCTCTTGAAGTTTGCATCTAACATATATTCTGATCCTTCAACCTTTTGTTTTTTCTGATGACTCTGATCATGTAAAACTATTTCCCTACATAATTCCGGAGACTGCGGGATATTAATTATCTGCTGCCCCGTGGATTGTGGAGTATTAATTTCCTGCTGTCGCAGGGGTTCCGGAGTATTAATTTCCGGCTGTCCGAAGAACTTCCCTAAGAACGAAAGGAGAGCTAAACTTCGCTGAGTATCTTGAGCCCTCCTCTCCTCCTCTTTCCTCATCCTCTCCCTTTCAAGATTCCTCCAAGTCTCTTCTCTCGTAATCCTATCTTTCTCCTTCTGCTCAATCGTCTCAAGTAATACCTTATACATATCCTCTTGCTTCTTCATCATTTTACTCACCAAATCCTCAAAGTGATCTTTAAGTTCGTTGCggatttctctctttctcttcctACTCAAACTTTCACCAAATTCATCATCCACATTTTCATTTCCAGCATCAGAACCAAATTCATGTAATACAGTATCAGCCGAACCCGAGTGTGTTGTTTTCACACCAACTTCTTCTTCCATTCGACTCACATTTGGTTCTTGAGTAGTCTTTCGAATTGTATCCTGTAATCTGGTTTGATCAAAAACAGGTTTTTCATAATCAGAAGGATAAGAATTATCTAAATTCTCGAGCTCACTGAAATACTTGTAAATTCTACTGCTTTCGCAACATTCAACTTGTAATGATAGTGCTCTGGTAGTAATTGAAAACGTTTCTGAATTTCTGTTCACAATTATTAGGATCTCTGTGGTAACCCATCTGTTCAAGTTTCCTGGTTAGGATTTAGAAATTCTTTAGAAAAATCTTTCCATGtaaaatgaaaacccctaaaatcacaaaaatttacatagacaaaaaaaaaaaagaagctttTACCTGGAAACAATTTCCCAAAGCGGGCCTTTAGGGTTTGAAGAAACCCTAAACTGAGAATCCATTTCCGACCGAATTTTCAACAAAGCTAACGCCTCTGACTGCGGCCACCGAAGA includes the following:
- the LOC113288178 gene encoding trihelix transcription factor GTL1-like — its product is MSLTDLSEEISPFSVTGNNLLDNYQQTPSSSEIEFRSDLPLQKLRPVRNNQFVTEFTNGSANFDSISPDVKNEEWFCSPVNDLPRKDDGGGGVGVDAVGGDSENLRWPQSEALALLKIRSEMDSQFRVSSNPKGPLWEIVSRLQDTIRKTTQEPNVSRMEEEVGVKTTHSGSADTVLHEFGSDAGNENVDDEFGESLSRKRKREIRNELKDHFEDLVSKMMKKQEDMYKVLLETIEQKEKDRITREETWRNLERERMRKEEERRAQDTQRSLALLSFLGKFFGQPEINTPEPLRQQEINTPQSTGQQIINIPQSPELCREIVLHDQSHQKKQKVEGSEYMLDANFKRWPKHEVLALISLRTAMEHKFRTGAAKIPMWEEISLGMASMGFTKTAKKCKEKWENINKYFKRAASSGKKRSENAKTCPYFYELDMLYKKRLINPEKAPEAVKEEPQEKEPQENNSNGEMLTTLAQVCDLFSMSEPLLEPAVGQSGSMDLS